One Dreissena polymorpha isolate Duluth1 chromosome 9, UMN_Dpol_1.0, whole genome shotgun sequence genomic window carries:
- the LOC127844131 gene encoding alpha-protein kinase vwkA-like, whose amino-acid sequence MGTVNSTLAAGPWDGFKTVWASFEFNPQCNSSRGCTHVFKGVVYHERNYFTKSDVVIKKQHRIAKLGDWKLYIYRCTTGQRLASKFIRHLQNNHNISQYKVRFVKPIEAIIDEWSSFTAIVARFLKFKLGKDEALLIEERLRGKFVTFVTDCGSGINREIAVLAAFAHFTYHESGGELVVCNLQGVEDQCVFTLTNPVIHSKDGNYGDTDRGADGIDEFFQHHVCTVLCSNLSRPSGDYTELISNQELPPPYEELFPDGPPPVP is encoded by the exons ATGGGAACCGTAAACTCTACACTGGCAGCTGGTCCCTGGGACGGATTCAAAACGGTGTGGGCTTCGTTTGAGTTTAACCCACAATGCAATAGCTCACGAGGATGCACGCATGTTTTCAAG GGTGTAGTATACCACGAACGGAACTACTTTACAAAGTCAGACGTGGTGATCAAGAAACAACACAGGATTGCAAAACTTGGTGACTGGAAGCTTTATATATACAGATGCACGACAGGACAACGTTTGGCATCCAAGTTCATACGGCATTTACAAAACAACCACAACATTAGCCAATACAAG GTACGTTTTGTCAAGCCTATCGAAGCAATTATCGACGAATGGTCATCTTTTACAGCCATTGTAGCTCGTTTTCTAAAATTCAAACTGGGTAAAGACGAAGCGTTACTTATCGAGGAACGTCTGCGTGGGAAGTTTGTCACTTTCGTTACAGACTGTGGCTCAGGAATCAATCGAGAGATCGCAGTTCTAGCAGCGTTCGCACATTTTACCTACCATGAATCAGGTGGGGAATTAGTGGTGTGTAACTTGCAAGGAGTCGAGGATCAATGTGTGTTCACACTTACCAATCCGGTCATTCATTCAAAAGACGGTAACTATGGCGACACTGACCGAGGAGCAGACGGGATTGATGAGTTCTTTCAACATCACGTGTGTACCGTCTTGTGCAGTAACTTATCGAGACCATCAGGTGACTATACAGAACTCATTTCAAATCAAGAACTGCCGCCTCCGTACGAAGAGCTTTTTCCTGATGGTCCTCCGCCAGTTCCTTGA